In Clostridiisalibacter paucivorans DSM 22131, the following are encoded in one genomic region:
- a CDS encoding DUF421 domain-containing protein — protein sequence MHNHLVEDPIYLMRAVGVYFIALIAVRMMGKRSIGELSSFDFVLMTGVGHIMSAVALEKDIPFHDGILVLAVLSALENILAIISYKSRKISKIISGKPRFLIEDGKMLKQAMKKEKFNFYDLRQELRKSGVDNEKEVEKAIIEACGKFSVILKEQESPLKRKDLGILKEGDRPQYLDKKFAEMRAEIERLNTSVRNLGMEIRNMKNKE from the coding sequence ATGCATAATCATCTTGTTGAAGATCCTATCTATCTTATGAGGGCTGTAGGAGTTTATTTTATAGCACTTATAGCTGTTAGAATGATGGGTAAAAGATCCATAGGAGAGTTGAGTTCCTTTGATTTTGTACTGATGACAGGTGTGGGACATATAATGAGTGCAGTGGCATTGGAAAAGGATATTCCATTTCATGATGGTATACTTGTATTAGCAGTACTTTCCGCTCTTGAAAATATATTAGCCATTATATCCTACAAAAGTAGAAAAATATCTAAAATAATCTCTGGGAAGCCTAGATTTCTTATTGAAGATGGTAAAATGTTAAAACAGGCCATGAAAAAAGAGAAGTTTAATTTCTATGATTTGAGACAAGAATTGAGAAAATCAGGAGTTGATAATGAAAAGGAAGTAGAAAAAGCTATCATTGAAGCCTGTGGTAAATTTAGTGTAATATTAAAGGAACAGGAAAGTCCTTTAAAAAGAAAAGATTTAGGAATACTTAAGGAAGGGGATAGACCTCAATATTTAGATAAAAAATTTGCAGAGATGAGGGCAGAAATCGAAAGGTTAAATACCAGTGTAAGAAACTTAGGTATGGAAATACGAAATATGAAAAATAAAGAGTAA
- a CDS encoding DUF3656 domain-containing U32 family peptidase: MNKNIELLAPAGNMEALKSAVENGANAVYLGGKLFSARQYASNFNDKELEDAVKYAHIRGVRVYVALNILLSDDEIDEAIDYLVYLYSIDVDAVIVQDLAVIKILRELLPDFEMHGSTQMTINNSYGARLLEEWGLTRVVLARELSSENIKYIHDNAKIGLEAFIHGALCISYSGQCLMSSIIGGRSGNRGRCAQPCRMPYSLVDLDTQNIVDIEMEEKYILSPKDLNTIEDLDQIIESGVESLKVEGRMKRSEYVSIIVNKYRNALNGVKVSEKDKKDMAQIFNRGFTKGYISGDRGSTFISLDRPNNRGIEIGNVTKQVGNKTYIYLKDKLVVGDGIRIIDNTGQELGLIINKIYIKEKSVDSGEKGDTVYIKGLKNGFIGAKVMKTSDITLLKESKKQYISNSFTNVHMAVKIYIGRPVILYLWDDNGNYIEVKSEILVEEAKKVATSKERVEKQLSKLGNTSYNLKSIEIDMDKGANIPIKLLNSLRRQAIDRLNSIRVNFNNRKLLKKDRIEKYKCELKDIKIDKANAKRKISVMIDNRENFERLNMNKFDRIYINFIEGLNDVIDTLNDNGKEIILSTDRIIGDGDFDSIKKIFNNVDLKKVYGVSASNLGTIKFIKENFDTNIHCDIGINIFNSVSAKFLEQYGISSITLSPELTLDQIRYITKRTDIPCDIIVYGYLPVMTMKHCPFSLIRNCKNDNRCYNCEFREGFGLRDRKGEIFPVKRNSGITTVYNGQTLMLLQYIDKIYDSGISCIRLDFNFQEPISEIQKIYYDFSNNKIDINEANKFVENFKRDRSITKGHLFRGVL, from the coding sequence TTGAATAAAAACATAGAATTATTGGCTCCAGCAGGAAATATGGAGGCATTGAAAAGTGCAGTGGAAAATGGAGCCAATGCAGTATATCTAGGAGGGAAATTGTTTAGTGCTCGACAGTATGCATCTAATTTTAATGATAAAGAGCTGGAAGATGCAGTTAAGTATGCCCACATAAGGGGGGTAAGGGTTTATGTAGCTTTGAATATATTGTTAAGTGATGATGAAATTGATGAAGCAATAGACTATCTAGTTTACTTATATAGTATAGATGTGGATGCAGTTATAGTGCAGGATTTAGCTGTCATAAAGATATTAAGAGAGTTATTACCTGATTTTGAGATGCATGGAAGTACCCAAATGACTATTAATAATTCATATGGAGCAAGACTTCTTGAAGAGTGGGGACTGACCAGGGTTGTATTGGCTAGGGAGCTTAGTTCAGAGAATATAAAATATATTCATGATAATGCAAAAATAGGACTTGAGGCATTTATTCATGGAGCTTTATGTATAAGCTACTCAGGGCAATGTCTTATGAGTAGTATAATTGGCGGAAGGAGTGGTAATAGAGGTAGATGTGCACAGCCTTGCAGGATGCCTTATTCTTTGGTAGATTTAGATACTCAAAATATTGTAGATATAGAGATGGAAGAGAAATATATATTGAGCCCTAAAGACTTAAATACTATAGAAGATTTAGACCAAATAATAGAATCTGGTGTTGAATCATTAAAGGTAGAAGGCAGGATGAAAAGATCAGAATATGTATCTATAATAGTGAATAAATATAGAAATGCATTGAATGGAGTAAAGGTATCTGAAAAAGACAAGAAGGATATGGCACAGATATTCAATAGGGGATTTACTAAAGGATATATTTCAGGAGATAGAGGCAGTACATTTATATCCTTAGACAGACCAAATAATAGAGGTATTGAAATAGGAAATGTTACGAAACAGGTTGGAAATAAGACATATATATATCTTAAGGATAAATTAGTAGTAGGAGATGGTATTAGGATAATAGATAATACTGGACAAGAATTGGGTTTAATAATAAATAAGATATATATTAAGGAAAAGTCTGTTGATAGTGGAGAAAAAGGAGATACTGTATATATAAAAGGATTAAAAAATGGTTTTATTGGAGCTAAAGTTATGAAGACATCAGATATAACTTTACTTAAAGAATCAAAGAAACAGTATATATCCAATTCTTTTACGAATGTTCATATGGCAGTGAAAATATATATTGGAAGGCCAGTAATACTATATTTATGGGATGATAATGGAAATTATATAGAGGTAAAGAGTGAAATATTAGTAGAAGAGGCAAAAAAAGTTGCCACTTCTAAAGAGAGGGTTGAAAAGCAATTAAGTAAGTTAGGCAATACTTCTTATAATTTGAAATCTATAGAGATTGATATGGATAAAGGTGCTAATATTCCTATAAAACTATTGAATTCTTTAAGAAGGCAAGCTATTGATAGACTTAATAGCATACGGGTCAATTTTAATAATAGAAAATTATTAAAAAAGGATAGAATTGAAAAATATAAATGTGAATTAAAGGATATTAAGATTGATAAAGCAAATGCGAAGAGAAAAATTAGTGTAATGATAGATAATAGAGAAAATTTTGAAAGACTTAATATGAATAAATTTGATAGGATATATATAAATTTTATCGAAGGATTAAATGATGTAATAGACACTCTCAATGATAATGGAAAAGAAATAATACTTTCCACAGACAGGATAATTGGAGACGGAGATTTTGATTCAATAAAAAAAATATTTAATAATGTAGATTTGAAAAAGGTATATGGTGTATCTGCTTCAAATTTAGGCACAATAAAATTTATAAAAGAAAATTTCGATACTAATATCCATTGTGATATAGGAATAAATATATTTAATAGTGTATCAGCTAAATTTTTAGAACAATATGGTATAAGTAGTATTACATTATCTCCAGAATTGACATTGGATCAGATAAGATATATAACTAAAAGAACTGATATCCCTTGTGATATAATAGTATATGGCTACTTACCTGTAATGACAATGAAGCATTGTCCCTTTTCATTAATTAGGAATTGTAAAAATGATAATAGATGTTATAATTGTGAGTTTAGAGAGGGATTTGGTCTTAGGGATAGAAAAGGAGAAATTTTTCCTGTAAAACGAAATAGTGGAATAACAACTGTATATAATGGTCAAACTCTGATGCTTCTTCAATATATAGATAAAATATATGACAGTGGAATATCTTGTATCAGACTAGATTTCAATTTTCAAGAACCTATAAGTGAAATACAAAAGATATATTATGATTTTAGTAATAATAAAATAGATATTAATGAAGCAAATAAATTTGTAGAAAATTTTAAAAGAGACAGAAGTATAACTAAAGGACATTTGTTTAGAGGAGTATTATGA
- a CDS encoding endonuclease MutS2, which yields MNNKTLRALEYKKVIDMLCDKTTSSLGRRLAENLLPSKDITDIEMMQRETEEALSMTIKRGNIPLGAIYDVSNELKRAKIGAMLSPGELLKIADSIRSARNIKNFIKEDKDEKKYKQYELIIGMINELNVYKDIEDNIYNAIISEEEISDNASPALRSIRRQVDIKNGAIRDKLNGIINSSEKKKYLQEGIITIRNDRYVVPVKQEYKGKFPGLVHDQSSSGATLFIEPMAVVQLNNQLKELKAKERTEIEKILSELTEIVNFEAEGISENQKLLAQLDFIFAKGKLAVDMNAIRPLLNSKGYINIKQGRHPMIDKTVVVPIDIYFGDEFTSLVITGPNTGGKTVTLKTVGLFSLMTQSGLHIPANHGSEMAVFNNVFADIGDEQSIEQSLSTFSSHMTNIVQILKNISNNSLVLFDELGAGTDPTEGAALAMSILNYLYDKGIRTIATTHYSELKLYAIETEGIENASVEFDIKTLSPTYRLLVGVPGKSNAFEISKRLGLDNFVIENAKKLISKENIEFEDILSKIEQDRKVSRENKEETERLKLEVEQLKGKLKEKEERLQKNKERILKDARIKAKDILKRAKSDADDIIKEIRDVSIEIEKEKNKKIQESRDKLSKDLKEIESDLVEDIFTKENSKPPKDLKKGESVRILNLNQVGTVLTEPDDDGNVLVQVGIMKINVNITTLKREKDNEKHSMKVKTKGMIRSKAKAIKTELDLRGTTLEEAMLDVDKYLDDAYMAGLNQVSIIHGKGTGVLRSGIKQLLKGHRHVRDFRLGNYREGGTGVTIVELR from the coding sequence ATGAACAATAAGACCTTAAGGGCTTTAGAATATAAAAAGGTCATAGACATGCTTTGTGATAAGACTACATCGTCTTTAGGAAGGCGTTTGGCAGAAAATCTATTGCCAAGTAAAGATATAACTGATATAGAAATGATGCAGAGGGAGACTGAAGAGGCATTATCCATGACTATAAAGAGGGGAAATATACCTCTAGGGGCTATATATGATGTTTCTAATGAATTGAAGAGGGCAAAAATAGGTGCTATGCTGTCACCGGGAGAATTACTTAAGATTGCCGATTCTATTAGATCAGCTAGAAATATAAAGAATTTTATAAAGGAAGACAAGGATGAAAAAAAATATAAACAATATGAATTAATAATAGGTATGATAAATGAATTAAATGTCTATAAAGATATAGAAGACAATATCTATAATGCAATAATAAGCGAAGAAGAGATATCGGATAATGCTAGTCCAGCATTGAGGAGCATAAGAAGACAGGTAGATATAAAAAATGGGGCAATAAGGGATAAATTGAATGGGATAATAAATTCTTCTGAGAAAAAGAAATATCTACAAGAAGGAATAATAACCATAAGAAATGATAGATATGTGGTTCCCGTTAAGCAGGAATATAAGGGCAAATTTCCTGGATTGGTCCATGATCAATCTTCTAGTGGAGCAACTTTATTTATAGAGCCTATGGCTGTTGTTCAATTAAATAATCAATTAAAGGAACTGAAGGCTAAAGAGAGGACAGAAATAGAGAAAATATTGTCAGAGCTTACTGAAATAGTGAATTTTGAAGCTGAAGGGATATCTGAAAATCAAAAGCTATTGGCTCAATTAGACTTTATATTTGCAAAGGGTAAATTGGCTGTGGATATGAATGCAATAAGGCCTTTGTTAAATAGCAAGGGATATATAAATATAAAACAGGGAAGACATCCTATGATAGACAAAACTGTGGTAGTACCTATAGATATATACTTCGGAGATGAATTTACAAGTCTTGTTATTACTGGACCAAATACAGGAGGTAAGACAGTTACATTGAAGACAGTGGGTTTATTTTCCCTTATGACACAATCGGGTCTTCATATACCTGCCAACCATGGCTCAGAAATGGCTGTTTTTAATAATGTCTTTGCAGATATAGGAGATGAGCAGAGTATAGAACAGAGTCTGAGTACGTTTTCTTCACATATGACTAATATAGTACAGATATTGAAAAATATTTCTAATAACAGTTTAGTACTTTTTGACGAATTGGGAGCAGGAACGGATCCTACAGAGGGTGCGGCGTTGGCAATGTCCATATTAAATTATCTATACGATAAGGGCATAAGGACGATAGCCACTACTCATTACAGTGAATTGAAATTGTATGCAATAGAAACTGAAGGGATAGAGAATGCATCTGTGGAGTTTGATATAAAGACATTGAGCCCCACATATAGGTTATTAGTAGGGGTACCTGGTAAGTCTAATGCCTTTGAAATATCAAAAAGATTAGGGCTGGATAACTTTGTGATTGAGAATGCAAAAAAGCTGATATCTAAAGAAAATATAGAATTTGAAGATATATTATCAAAAATAGAACAGGATAGAAAGGTCAGTAGAGAGAATAAGGAAGAAACTGAAAGACTTAAGCTAGAAGTAGAACAATTAAAGGGAAAATTAAAAGAAAAAGAAGAGAGATTACAGAAGAATAAAGAAAGAATTTTAAAAGATGCCAGAATAAAGGCCAAGGATATATTAAAAAGGGCAAAATCAGATGCGGACGATATAATTAAAGAGATAAGAGATGTATCTATAGAGATAGAAAAAGAAAAAAATAAAAAAATACAAGAATCAAGGGATAAGTTAAGCAAAGATTTGAAAGAAATAGAGTCAGATTTAGTAGAAGATATATTTACAAAGGAAAACTCTAAACCTCCTAAGGACCTAAAAAAGGGAGAATCAGTAAGGATACTAAATCTAAATCAAGTGGGTACAGTGTTGACAGAGCCCGATGATGATGGAAATGTATTGGTACAAGTGGGAATAATGAAGATAAACGTAAATATAACTACTCTAAAAAGGGAAAAAGACAATGAAAAACATAGCATGAAAGTAAAGACTAAAGGGATGATAAGGTCAAAGGCAAAAGCTATAAAAACAGAATTAGATTTAAGAGGTACTACTTTAGAAGAGGCTATGCTAGATGTAGATAAATATTTAGATGATGCATATATGGCTGGTTTAAATCAAGTTTCTATTATTCATGGTAAAGGAACGGGAGTATTGAGGTCTGGCATAAAGCAACTTCTTAAGGGACATAGACATGTTAGAGACTTTAGATTGGGTAACTATAGAGAAGGTGGAACAGGAGTTACGATAGTGGAGTTGAGGTGA
- a CDS encoding DUF523 domain-containing protein, whose amino-acid sequence MLLVSACLAGVNCRYDGDNNFNKDIANLVKDGKAILICPEQMGGLTTPRMPCEIIIDDQGNRKVVDKNGRDVTQNFIKGAKEALNIAKRVNAKKAILKSRSPSCGAFQIYDGTFGGKIINGTGITAELFSKHGIEIFTEENYKCAFDE is encoded by the coding sequence TTGTTATTGGTAAGTGCATGTTTAGCAGGTGTAAATTGTAGGTATGATGGAGATAATAATTTCAACAAAGATATAGCTAATCTAGTTAAGGATGGAAAGGCAATATTAATCTGTCCCGAGCAGATGGGAGGGTTGACTACTCCAAGAATGCCTTGTGAAATAATAATTGATGACCAAGGTAATAGGAAAGTAGTAGATAAAAATGGAAGAGATGTAACCCAAAATTTTATAAAGGGAGCAAAAGAGGCATTGAATATAGCAAAACGTGTTAATGCAAAAAAGGCCATATTAAAGTCTAGGAGTCCTTCATGTGGAGCTTTTCAGATATATGATGGAACATTTGGTGGAAAGATAATAAATGGAACAGGGATTACAGCAGAGCTTTTTAGTAAACATGGTATAGAGATATTTACAGAGGAAAATTATAAATGTGCATTTGATGAATAA
- a CDS encoding protease complex subunit PrcB family protein: MSRKLMTMVVIGILMLGILGGCKTETSEVKTMGDISYQEVNIEELNEEMKSWYQENYKSKGVYDNVSDDGQRYILLSAGEKETGGYSVDILSIIGEEDEIKISGKVNVPDDDQMVTQARTYPYSMVKIEDDGTRDVVLDVFEEEKIEVTEDIEVEGSYVGQIDNNFVEIKVEGEPRAFMLTDTSRDKILELETGDEVNIVYYENQNGQLILKKIEKRQ; the protein is encoded by the coding sequence ATGAGTCGTAAATTAATGACTATGGTAGTCATAGGTATATTAATGTTGGGAATATTAGGCGGATGTAAAACGGAGACTTCCGAGGTAAAAACCATGGGAGATATTAGTTACCAAGAAGTAAATATTGAGGAATTAAATGAGGAAATGAAGTCATGGTATCAAGAAAATTATAAATCTAAAGGTGTTTATGATAATGTATCTGATGACGGACAAAGGTATATATTACTTTCGGCAGGAGAGAAGGAGACAGGTGGCTATTCTGTTGATATTCTATCTATAATAGGTGAAGAAGATGAAATAAAAATTAGTGGAAAAGTAAATGTACCAGATGATGATCAAATGGTAACTCAAGCAAGAACATATCCTTATTCAATGGTAAAAATTGAAGACGATGGTACGAGAGATGTGGTACTAGATGTGTTTGAGGAAGAAAAGATAGAAGTAACTGAAGACATAGAAGTAGAGGGTAGTTATGTTGGGCAGATAGATAATAATTTTGTTGAAATAAAGGTGGAAGGAGAACCTAGAGCATTCATGTTAACTGATACCAGTAGAGATAAGATATTAGAATTAGAAACTGGTGACGAAGTGAATATAGTATATTATGAGAATCAAAATGGACAGCTGATATTGAAGAAAATAGAGAAGAGACAATAG
- a CDS encoding alpha-hydroxy-acid oxidizing protein, translating into MDMNTIRKNARDKMKGYCRVCPECNGVACAGEVPGMGGTGTASAFKNNIESLKRVKILLRTLHDAKKPDTSTNLFGYELEMPIISAPITGSSFNMGGALTEEEYANAVVNGSVNSGTIAMTGDSADHSMYLTGLESIKKVTGKGIPIIKPRENRAIIEKIRLAEKINPLAVGVDIDGSGLVTMALKGQPVGPKNRKELVEIIKATKIPFILKGIMTSDEAQMAVDAGAKAIVISNHGGRILDHTPGVAEVLPEIAKKVKGKITILADGGIRSGVDVFKMLALGADGVLIGRPIIMGAFGGYTEGVEMVLNSMKQELLKTMILTGCNNINDIDNTKIRI; encoded by the coding sequence ATGGATATGAATACCATAAGAAAAAATGCCCGTGATAAAATGAAAGGTTATTGTAGAGTCTGTCCAGAATGCAATGGAGTGGCATGTGCTGGAGAAGTACCTGGTATGGGGGGGACAGGTACGGCATCAGCCTTTAAAAATAATATAGAGTCGTTAAAAAGAGTAAAAATATTACTAAGGACTTTACATGATGCAAAAAAACCAGATACATCTACAAATTTGTTTGGATATGAATTGGAAATGCCTATAATATCTGCACCTATAACAGGTAGCAGTTTCAACATGGGAGGTGCGCTAACAGAAGAGGAATATGCAAATGCAGTAGTGAACGGTAGTGTAAATAGTGGTACTATAGCTATGACTGGAGACTCTGCAGATCACTCTATGTATCTTACTGGTCTTGAAAGCATTAAAAAAGTTACTGGAAAAGGAATACCTATTATTAAGCCTAGAGAAAATAGGGCTATTATTGAAAAAATAAGGTTAGCTGAAAAAATTAATCCTTTAGCGGTGGGAGTTGATATAGATGGATCAGGTCTAGTAACTATGGCTTTAAAGGGACAACCTGTAGGACCTAAAAATAGGAAAGAACTTGTGGAAATTATAAAGGCTACAAAAATACCATTCATATTAAAGGGTATTATGACATCAGATGAAGCACAAATGGCTGTAGATGCAGGTGCAAAAGCTATTGTAATATCCAATCATGGGGGGAGGATATTAGATCATACCCCTGGAGTTGCAGAAGTGCTACCTGAAATAGCAAAAAAAGTCAAAGGCAAAATAACTATATTAGCCGATGGAGGAATAAGATCAGGGGTAGATGTATTTAAAATGTTAGCATTGGGTGCTGATGGAGTACTAATTGGAAGGCCTATAATAATGGGGGCCTTTGGTGGATATACAGAGGGAGTTGAAATGGTATTAAATAGTATGAAACAAGAGCTATTAAAAACTATGATTTTAACAGGCTGTAATAATATCAATGATATTGATAATACTAAGATAAGGATATAA